One window from the genome of Nicotiana sylvestris chromosome 9, ASM39365v2, whole genome shotgun sequence encodes:
- the LOC138878555 gene encoding uncharacterized protein, whose protein sequence is MASKEKDIGVVDPPREIVESESELQEEVWRLKHQMAEMYQAWIKGHPPPSFPTNYTENPTSIPPLSQSQIPNTIDLSPQHAPSFTPYYNYPGTSAQIVHAPPAKTTSYPATTSAPIFVPPPQATLYRSYSEPAFPATDAHYYAPEPTFKVPDSYSYTPQFEPHVETDKPPKNAEQEEIFRKPVGFKMPKFDLYDGHGDPVAHLRGYCSKMRGAGGKDKLLIAYFSQSLNGASLEWYTRQDASRWYTWDNMAQAFARHFQYDIDIVLDRPYLTKVEKKPSESFREYGFRRREQVTRVNPPMEEDEMVKYFLQALEPTYYSHLILAIGKSFNDVVKMGEMVEEGLKSSKIMSYSAIKATTQAYDQPPPYPEWRALVPQNTYPAPQNAYPPPQPYQNPNGSNFRTRPEYRRERQQRKQTFTPLGESYASLFQRLRQLDVLRPVESKIPNPPPKNLDYSLRCAYCSDAPGHDIEKCWHLKRATQELIDTNQIVVQSPDVPNINQNPLPAHGETHMIEIVHRDGEPKKSSKSIMIIRASESNLVKAPDSTKAMPLIVEGVAEKPSSLNSKPPVLVVKGLSKDIGASPESSKVVVPGIPSKPVIVVKGTPITPIIIKLVTQLPVVEAKAVLWNYKQVIVAYKGKQIEEKVNETGGLTRSRRCFTTEELRKVRPFKDSQMPIKKSIIEEEAEEFLKKMKILNETHVPDKITVNHLEKIAGKIFEEIRITFSDDELPVEGTEHNRDFYLTVKCEDSVVSGVLVDNGSSANICPLSTLQKLKIGTERIHLNSVFVRGFDGGGKDSVGDIMLELSIGPVEFTMEFQVLDVAVYNNLLLGRPWIHAAKPVPSSLHQMVKFEWDRQKIVVHE, encoded by the exons ATGGCTAGCAAGGAAAAAGACATTGGAGTTGTAGacccaccaagggagattgtTGAGTCGGAATCAGAATTGCAAGAGGAGGTCTGGAGGTTGAAGCACCAGATGGcggaaatgtatcaggcctggattaaGGGACACCCTCCACCCTCGTTCCCTACCAACTACACAGAAAACCCTACTTCCATTCCACCACTCTCTCAATCCCAGATTCCCAATACCATTGATCTTTCCCCACAACACGCACCTAGTTTTACCCCTTACTACAACTACCCCGGCACTTCAGCCCAAATTGTTCATGCTCcgccagccaaaacaacctcgtACCCTGCTACgacatctgctcctatttttgtacccCCTCCACAAGCTACCCTCTACCGATCCTATAGTGAGCCCGCATTCCCCGCTACAGATGCCCACTACTATgcaccggagcccaccttcaaagtcccagattcttactcttacactccccaatttgagcctcatgttgaaactgaCAAACCACCCAAGAACGCAGAGCAAGAAGAGATATTTAGGAAG CCtgtcgggttcaagatgcccaagtttgacttgtatgacggaCATGGGGACCCTGTAGCTCatttgaggggttattgcagtaaaatgagggGCGCTGGGGGAAAAGACAAATTGCTAATAGCAtacttcagccaaagtctgaaTGGGGCAtctttagaatggtacacccgccaggacgctagcaggtggtacacatgggacaatATGGCTCAGGCCTTCGCCCGGCACTTTCAGTACGATATAGACATTGTTCTAGACCGCCCATATTTGACCAAGGTGGAAAAGAAAcctagtgaaagctttagagaatatgggttccgaaGGAGGGAGCAAGTTACACgagtcaatcctccgatggaagaagatgagatggttaaatactttcttcaagccctGGAGCCCACTTACTATAGCCACTTGATCTTAGCCattggtaagtctttcaatgatgtggtaaagatgggagaaatggtggaagaggggctcaagtcgagtaagatcatgagctattctgctataaaagcaaccacccag GCATATGATCAACCCCCTCCTTACCCAGAATGGCGTGCCCTAGTCCCACAGaatacctacccagctccacaaaatgcctatccacctccACAACCTTACCAAAACCCTAATGGTTCAAATTTTCGAACAAGGCCAGAGTATAGAAGAGAGAGACAGCAGCGAAAACAAACTTTTACCCCGCTTGGAGAATCCTATGCTAGTCTTTTTCAAAGGTTAAGACAGTTAGACGTCTTGAGGCCGGTtgagtcaaagataccaaatcctcctccaaagaacctCGATTATTCCTTGAGGTGCGCCTATTGTTCTGATGCtccagggcatgacatagagaagtgctggcatttgaaaagggcaacccaggagctcattgatacaaacCAAATTGTAGTCCAAAGCCCAGACGTgccaaacatcaaccaaaaccctttgcCAGCCCATGGAGAGAcacatatgattgaaatagttcacAGGGATGGGGAGCCCAAGAAGTCTTCTAAGTCCATCATGATAATTCGGGCCAGTGAAAGTAATTTGGTTAAAGCTCCAGACTCTACCAAAGCAATGCCCTTGATAGTTGAAGGGGTGGCAGAAAAGCCGAGCTCACTCAATTCGAAACCACCAGTGTTGGTCGTGAAAGGGTTGTCGAAAGATATCGGGGCAAGTCCGGAAAGTTcaaaagtggtagtaccagggatTCCAAGTAAGCCTGTCATAGTTGTGAAGGGGACTCCTATTACCCCTATCATTATTAAACTGGTAACCCAGCTGCCAGTGGTGGAAGCCAAGGCTGTTCTGTGGAATTATAAACAAGTGATAGTGGCATACAAAGGAAAACAAATAGAGGAAAAAGTTAATGAAACTGGAGGATTGACTCGTTCTAGGAGATGTTTCACCACAGAAGAATTAAGGAAAGTCAGGCCATTCAAGGATAGCCAAATGCCAATAAAGAAATCGATCATcgaggaagaggctgaggagttcctgaaaaagatgaaa attttgaatgagacacatgttcctgataagatcacagtgaaccacttggaaaagatagctggcAAGATCTTCGAAGAAATTAGGATCACTTTCTCGGACGATGAACTTCctgtggagggtacagaacacaatcgAGATTTTTATCTCACGGTAAAGTGCGAAGATTCTGTTGTCTCAGGAgttttggttgacaatggttccagtgcaaatatttgtCCCCTGTCTACTCTGCAAAAACTGAAGATTGGCACCGAAAGAATCCACTTGAACAGTGTGTTTGTTCGAGGCTTTGATGGGGGAGGTAAAGATTCTGTTGGAGATATAATGCTCGAATTGtcgatagggccagttgagtttaccatggaattccaagtgttagatGTGGCTGTCTACaacaatctgttgttgggcagGCCCTGGATACATGCTGCTAAGCCAGTCCCGTCTTCTctgcaccaaatggtgaagtttgaatgggatagacagaaaatagttgtgcatg
- the LOC104227856 gene encoding uncharacterized protein, whose product MDPLTNARVSMVVKVPRRLVKWWNMFTLFEQYDLRGKLGTLISLMDITPRPDLVEAMLTFWNPQGMVFKFGDLEMTPTLDEIAGLTCLPYLDKDLIYTRAHSSTKFLKIIGMDLETRMGCIDQSWVPLDFLFERFARPTGYETFIDEFSISYDSWKKRRPMVFAIALLGLMVFPLEGGHISMRLGSIDFEFFHDKHSGKVTVVPTILAEIYRALTRIREGGRFFEGSNLLLQLWMIEHLHPATMFEKDVIDRCLRDRMKCIEHRMTFDKFALPLGVQDWVDYLGSLTEEKILWSYLWIDLDVILAGSRMQDFLVLIGLWCTRPYTPARVMRQLGRRQKVPYILDSRDFIKEFDTMLHMEVDI is encoded by the coding sequence ATGGATCCACTCACCAATGCTAGAGTATCAATGGTGGTCAAAGTCCCTAGAAGGCTAGTAAAATGGTGGAACATGTTCACATTATTTGAGCAATATGATTTGAGGGGTAAATTAGGGACTCTTATTTCTTTGATGGACATCACTCCCCGTCCCGACCTTGTAGAAGCAATGTTGACATTTTGGAACCCACAGGGAATGGTATTCAAGTTTGGTGATCTTGAGATGACACCCACCTTAGATGAGATAGCCGGGTTAACCTGCCTGCCATACCTAGACAAGGATTTAATTTACACAAGGGCTCATTCAAGCACCAAGTTCCTTAAGATCATAGGGATGGATTTGGAAACTCGCATGGGATGTATAGATCAATCTTGGGTACCTTTGGACTTTTTATTCGAGAGGTTTGCTCGTCCTACGGGGTATGAGACCTTCATAGATGAATTTTCCATATCATATGATTCTTGGAAGAAGAGGCGTCCTATGGTCTTCGCTATTGCATTGTTGGGTCTCATGGTATTTCCTTTGGAGGGTGGACATATTAGCATGCGTCTGGGGTCAATAGACTTTGAATTCTTCCATGATAAACACAGTGGTAAGGTCACCGTGGTTCCGACAATTTTGGCAGAGATCTATCGTGCTTTGACCaggattcgagaaggtgggaggttCTTTGAGGGAAGCAACTTGTTGCTACAGCTGTGGATGATAGAACACTTACATCCTGCCACCATGTTTGAGAAAGATGTGATTGATCGTTGTCTGAGAGATCGAATGAAGTGCATCGAGCATAGGATGACGTTCGATAAGTTTGCCTTACCACTCGGAGTTCAGGATTGGGTTGATTATTTAGGATCCTTGACTGAAGAGAAGATTTTGTGGTCATACCTATGGATTGATTTGGACGTGATCTTAGCAGGGTCTCGCATGCAAGACTTCTTGGTACTGATCGGACTTTGGTGTACTAGACCATATACCCCTGCTAGAGTGATGCGTCAGTTAGGGAGGCGGCAAAAAGTCCCCTACATTCTTGATTCTCGTGACTTCATTAAGGAATTTGACACTATGCTGCATATGGAGGTCGACATCTAG